One Streptomyces sp. ML-6 genomic region harbors:
- a CDS encoding HAD family hydrolase, with translation MGSHGKHRTHLIWDWNGTLLDDNVAVVGATNAAFGEIGLEPITLEQYREMYCVPIPRFYERLLGRLPTEAEWERMDGVFHRYYTEQRAACGLTEGAEELLAQWRLAGRSQSLLSMYGHEELVPVVRGYGIEAHFVRVDGRTGPSGGSKARHMERHLAALDGISPQYTVVIGDAVDDAVAAAHVGAKAVLYTGGSHSRASLEAAGVPVVDSLAEAAHLAERLTG, from the coding sequence ATGGGGAGCCACGGGAAGCACCGCACGCATCTGATCTGGGACTGGAACGGCACACTGCTCGATGACAACGTCGCGGTCGTCGGGGCCACGAACGCCGCGTTCGGCGAGATCGGCCTGGAACCGATCACCCTGGAGCAGTACCGCGAGATGTACTGCGTCCCGATACCCCGCTTCTACGAACGGTTGCTGGGCCGGCTGCCCACGGAGGCCGAGTGGGAGCGGATGGACGGGGTGTTCCACCGGTACTACACCGAGCAGCGGGCCGCCTGCGGGCTCACCGAGGGGGCCGAGGAGCTCCTCGCGCAGTGGCGGCTGGCCGGGCGCAGCCAGTCGCTGCTGAGCATGTACGGGCACGAGGAGCTGGTCCCGGTGGTGCGGGGCTACGGCATCGAGGCGCATTTCGTACGGGTCGACGGCCGTACCGGGCCGTCCGGGGGCAGCAAGGCGCGGCACATGGAACGGCACCTCGCCGCGCTGGACGGGATATCCCCGCAGTACACGGTGGTCATCGGTGACGCGGTGGACGACGCCGTGGCCGCGGCCCACGTCGGCGCGAAGGCCGTGCTCTACACCGGCGGGTCGCACAGCAGGGCCAGCCTGGAGGCCGCCGGGGTGCCGGTGGTGGACAGCCTGGCCGAGGCCGCGCACCTCGCCGAGCGGCTGACCGGGTGA
- a CDS encoding DJ-1/PfpI family protein, with protein sequence MAPKILIVTGDAAESLEVLYPYQRLREEGYDVHVAAPSRKTLRFVVHDFVPGFDTYTEKPGYTWPADLAFSEVDAGDYAALVIPGGRAPEYLRNDAELRKILKAFFDSDRPVAQICHGPLMTAAIGALTGRHVTAYPALELDMQAAGATFEDHEAVVDGVLVSARAWPDHSAWMREFLKVLREKAPVDA encoded by the coding sequence ATGGCACCGAAGATCCTGATCGTCACCGGCGACGCCGCCGAGTCCCTGGAGGTCCTCTACCCGTACCAGCGACTGCGCGAGGAGGGGTACGACGTCCATGTCGCGGCCCCCAGCCGCAAGACGCTGCGCTTCGTGGTCCACGACTTCGTGCCCGGGTTCGACACCTACACCGAGAAGCCCGGCTACACCTGGCCCGCCGACCTGGCCTTCTCCGAGGTCGACGCCGGGGACTACGCGGCCCTGGTGATCCCGGGCGGCCGGGCTCCCGAGTACCTGCGCAACGACGCGGAGCTGCGCAAGATCCTCAAGGCGTTCTTCGACTCGGACCGGCCCGTGGCCCAGATCTGCCACGGTCCGCTGATGACCGCGGCGATCGGCGCGCTGACCGGGCGGCACGTCACGGCGTACCCCGCGCTGGAGCTGGACATGCAGGCGGCGGGCGCCACCTTCGAGGACCACGAGGCGGTGGTCGACGGCGTGCTGGTCTCCGCCCGGGCGTGGCCGGACCACTCGGCGTGGATGCGCGAGTTCCTGAAGGTCCTCCGCGAGAAGGCCCCGGTCGACGCCTGA